The Gemmatimonadaceae bacterium genomic interval CCCACGCCTTTTCGGCGGCGGTGAGACGGTCGTCGAATGCCTTCTCGTTGGCCGCAAAGACCGCCGCATCCCTGGGGTCGAGATCGCTGAACTTCTGCCGGAAGAGCGCTGCGATCCGGCGCCCGTTTTCGGGGTCGAGCCAGTAGTGCGGATTTCCCAGCGGATGCACATCACCTTGCGAACGATCCACGTTCCCGCGCGCCTGGTCGAGCACCGGGATCACGCGCGAGACGTCGACGTAACCGCTCCCGCCCATGCGGATTTTCGCGTTGCGCGCCCCGTCGAGGAGAAGCGACATCCAGCCGACTTCGAGATCGAGCCCCACAAAGGCCCACACGTCGGCTTTCTGCAGTTGGAGGACGAACGACGGCTTGGCTTCGATGAAGTGCGGATCCTGGTAACCCTCGCCCACGTGCGCGGCCACGATGCGATCGCCGCCAACGGCGCGCGCGATGTCATAGAGATCCGTGGTGCTGGTGACCACGTGCAGCTGCGCGTGCAGTGGTGCCGCGGTGGCGAGCGTCCCCAGCGATGCCAGCGAGAGGGCGGCGGCGACCAGGCAATGGCGAGTGCGCGGCGGCATGCGATGGCGCGGCGAGTCTGGCGCGCGCGGAGTGCGGGAAGGGAAGGGCATCAGAAGGGGTGTGGCTTGTGCGGACCGAGGGCGAAGGTCGCCTGCAGGATGACACGCGTGAGGGAGGGAAACCCCGAGGGCGGGGCGACGCGTTCCACTCCGGCCACGAGCTTGGAGAACTCGCTTGGAAAGAACTCGAGGTACGTCGAGGCGGCGCGCGTCGTGCCGCCAGCATACTCCGGGTCCTGCAACGCATCGACGCGCGCTCCGAGGTAACCGCGCCGCGACGCCTGCCAGCGCGCAAAGAGATACGCACCGG includes:
- a CDS encoding zinc ABC transporter substrate-binding protein, whose product is MPPRTRHCLVAAALSLASLGTLATAAPLHAQLHVVTSTTDLYDIARAVGGDRIVAAHVGEGYQDPHFIEAKPSFVLQLQKADVWAFVGLDLEVGWMSLLLDGARNAKIRMGGSGYVDVSRVIPVLDQARGNVDRSQGDVHPLGNPHYWLDPENGRRIAALFRQKFSDLDPRDAAVFAANEKAFDDRLTAAEKAWAGDLATLKGKPIVAWHTSWRYFAEYTGVNIVGFMEPKPGVPPSPAHLAGLIQTMRQTGAKVIVMEPYYDRKTADFVAGRVGAKVLVLPPSVGGAKGLDDYVSVMRNDVQQLAAAVR